The following are encoded together in the Daucus carota subsp. sativus chromosome 5, DH1 v3.0, whole genome shotgun sequence genome:
- the LOC108223735 gene encoding ent-kaurene oxidase produces MDAVVNLQSTPVGTALAPAVIIGGISLFLIKKFVVDHKVKSPSNLPCLPEVPGLPLIGNLLQLKEKKPHKTFTKWAETYGPVYSIKTGSSTMVVLNSNDVVKEAMVTRFPAISTRKLSKALKILTADKTMVATSDYDEFHKTVKRHLLTHILGPNAQKRHRNNRDTLIENTSNQLHTLLKNHPLESINFRDLFEFGLFGFAMKQTLGEDVESIYVDELGTKMSRHDIFNCLVHDPMVGAIDVDWRDFFPYLKWIPNKSFENKIERMDIRRMAVMKSLVRRARELSASREGVQCYLDYLESEGKTLSESQILMLLWEVIIETSDTTVVATEWAIYELAKDSKRQERLYEEINRVCGSEKITEEKLPQLPYLYAIFQETLRMHSPVPIIPLRYVHEDTQLGGYFVPSGSEIAINIYGCNMDKDVWENPEQWNPERFMDEKSDSMDLHKSMAFGGGKRVCAGALEAMTISRMAIGRLIQEFEWRVTDGQIEDVDTVGLTSRKLHPMMAIIKPRS; encoded by the exons ATGGATGCAGTTGTGAATTTGCAGTCAACTCCTGTGGGTACTGCACTTGCCCCGGCTGTAATTATTGGTGGTATTTCTTTGTTTCTGATCAAGAAATTTGTGGTGGATCATAAAGTGAAATCACCCTCGAATCTCCCTTGTTTACCAG AGGTACCTGGGCTACCGTTGATCGGGAATCTGCTGCAACTGAAAGAGAAGAAACCCCACAAGACGTTTACCAAGTGGGCGGAGACGTATGGCCCTGTTTACTCCATTAAGACCGGCTCCAGCACTATGGTGGTTCTCAATTCGAATGATGTGGTCAAGGAG GCCATGGTGACAAGATTCCCCGCCATCTCTACTAGAAAGCTTTCAAAAGCACTAAAGATCCTTACTGCTGATAAAACAATGGTCGCAACAAGTGATTATGATGAGTTTCACAAGACAGTAAAGAGACATTTATTAACACATATTTTGGGACCAAATGCTCAG AAGCGACATCGTAATAACAGAGATACTTTGATTGAAAACACATCAAACCAGTTGCATACCCTGTTAAAGAATCATCCTCTAGAGTCTATAAATTTCAGAGATTTGTTTGAGTTTGGACTTTTTGGATTCGCAATGAAACAG ACTTTGGGAGAGGATGTGGAGTCCATTTATGTGGATGAACTTGGAACAAAAATGTCAAGACATGACATATTTAATTGTCTTGTTCATGATCCCATGGTAGGTGCAATTGATGTAGATTGGCGAGACTTCTTCCCATATCTGAAATGGATTCCCAATAAAAGTTTCGAAAACAAAATAGAGCGGATGGATATCCGCAGGATGGCAGTTATGAAATCCCTTGTTCGGAGAGCTAGAGAACTAAGTGCTTCAAGAGAG GGTGTCCAGTGTTATCTTGATTACTTGGAATCTGAGGGGAAAACTCTATCAGAAAGTCAAATTCTTATGTTACTTTGGGAGGTGATCATTGAAACATCAGATACTACCGTGGTTGCAACTGAATGGGCCATATATGAACTTGCTAAAGATTCAAAGCGACAG GAAAGGCTTTACGAGGAGATCAATAGGGTGTGTGGGTCTGAGAAAATCACGGAAGAGAAGTTGCCTCAGCTTCCTTATCTTTATGCTATTTTCCAAGAGACCCTAAGAATGCACAGTCCTGTTCCAATCATTCCGTTGCGTTATGTGCATGAAGATACTCAGTTGGGAGGCTACTTTGTTCCTTCCGGTAGCGAG ATTGCCATAAATATCTATGGATGTAACATGGACAAGGATGTGTGGGAGAATCCTGAACAGTGGAATCCCGAGAGATTCATGGATGAAAAATCCGACTCCATGGATTTGCACAAGTCAATGGCATTTGGAGGGGGTAAGAGAGTGTGTGCAGGAGCCCTCGAGGCAATGACAATCTCTCGTATGGCAATCGGTAGACTAATACAAGAGTTCGAATGGAGAGTGACGGATGGTCAGATAGAAGACGTTGATACCGTGGGACTTACATCCCGCAAACTCCATCCAATGATGGCAATCATAAAACCAAGGAGCTGA
- the LOC108222415 gene encoding ent-kaurene oxidase, whose product MDVVVKMQSTPMVNALAVGGPAVAVGGLSLLLLKTFVDHSLKLPPGLPPLPEVPGLPIIGNLLQLKEKKPHKTFTKWAATYGPVYSIKTGSTSLVVLNSNDVAREAMVTRFPAISTRKLSKALDILASDKSLVAMSDYDEFHKTAKKHLLTHILGPNAQKGQRFHRDSLIENVSDQLHALSKNCPLESINFRELFELGLFGLALKQTLGDDVESIYVDELGTTMSRHEMFNCLVHDPMVGGIDVDWRDFFPYLKWIPNRGFENRIGQMDMRRSAVMKSLIQGARKQNGLPECYLGYLESVGKMLSEKQIQMLLWEVIIETADTTVVATEWALYELAKDPKRQERLYEEISRVCGSDRITEQDLPQLPYLYAIFQETLRVHSPVPIIPLRYVHEDTQLGGYFVPSGSEVAINIYGCNMDKDVWENPDQWNPERFMDDDSDTMELQKTMAFGGGKRVCAGALEAMTISRMAIGRLVQEFEWSLTDGQAEDVDIVGLTARKLQPMLAILKPRSRLVE is encoded by the exons atggatgtagtTGTGAAAATGCAATCGACGCCTATGGTTAATGCACTTGCAGTTGGCGGCCCTGCTGTTGCTGTTGGTGGTCTTTCACTTCTGTTGCTTAAAACATTTGTGGATCATAGCTTGAAATTACCCCCAGGTCTCCCGCCTTTACCAG AGGTACCAGGGTTGCCAATAATCGGGAATCTGCTGCAGTTGAAGGAGAAGAAACCACACAAGACGTTTACCAAGTGGGCTGCCACGTATGGCCCTGTTTACTCTATTAAAACTGGCTCTACCAGTTTGGTTGTACTCAATTCTAATGATGTGGCCAGAGAG GCCATGGTGACAAGATTCCCTGCCATCTCTACTAGAAAGCTTTCGAAAGCATTGGATATCCTTGCTTCTGATAAATCACTGGTTGCGATGAGTGATTATGATGAGTTTCACAAGACAGCAAAGAAACATTTGCTAACACATATTTTGGGGCCAAATGCTCAG AAGGGGCAGCGTTTCCACAGAGATAGTTTGATTGAGAACGTATCTGACCAGTTGCATGCCTTGTCAAAAAATTGTCCTCTTGAGAGTATAAACTTCAGAGAACTGTTCGAGCTTGGACTTTTTGGATTAGCATTAAAACAA ACTTTAGGAGACGACGTGGAGTCCATTTACGTGGATGAACTTGGAACAACAATGTCCAGGCATGAGATGTTCAATTGTCTAGTTCATGATCCAATGGTGGGTGGAATTGATGTAGATTGGCGAGACTTCTTCCCATATCTAAAATGGATTCCGAATAGAGGGTTTGAAAACAGGATCGGGCAAATGGATATGCGCAGGTCTGCAGTTATGAAATCCCTTATTCAGGGAGCTAGAAAACAAAATGGTTTACCAGAG TGTTATCTTGGTTACTTGGAATCTGTGGGGAAAATGCTATCCGAGAAGCAAATTCAGATGTTACTTTGGGAGGTGATTATTGAAACAGCTGATACTACCGTGGTTGCAACTGAATGGGCTCTATATGAACTTGCTAAAGATCCAAAGCGGCAG GAGAGGCTCTACGAGGAGATCAGTAGGGTGTGCGGGTCTGACAGAATCACAGAGCAGGACTTACCACAGCTTCCTTATCTATATGCTATTTTCCAAGAGACACTGAGAGTGCACAGTCCTGTTCCAATAATCCCTTTGCGTTACGTGCATGAAGATACTCAATTAGGAGGCTACTTTGTTCCTTCAGGAAGCGAG GTTGCCATAAATATTTACGGATGTAACATGGACAAGGATGTGTGGGAGAATCCTGATCAGTGGAATCCGGAGAGATTCATGGATGATGATTCTGACACCATGGAATTGCAGAAGACGATGGCCTTTGGAGGGGGGAAGAGAGTGTGTGCAGGAGCTCTGGAGGCAATGACAATCTCTCGTATGGCAATTGGCAGACTAGTACAAGAGTTTGAGTGGAGTTTGACGGATGGTCAGGCAGAAGATGTTGATATTGTTGGCCTTACAGCCCGTAAACTCCAACCAATGCTCGCCATCTTAAAGCCAAGGAGCAGATTGGTTGAATAA
- the LOC108221827 gene encoding ent-kaurene oxidase — translation MDLVVNMQSTPMVNALAIGGPAVAVGGLSLLLIKKFVDHHWKSAPDLPRLPEVPGLPIIGNLLQLKEKKPHKTFAKWAVTYGPVYSIRTGSTTLVVLNSAEVAKEAMVTRFPAISTRKLSKAVDILACDKSLVAISDYDEFHKTTKRHLLTHILGPSAQKGQRFHRDSLIENVSNQLHALSKNCPLESINFRELFELGLFGLALKQTLGEDVESIYVDELGTTMSRHEMLKCLVHDPMVGGIDVDWRDFFPYLKWIPNRGFENRIRQMDIRRMAVMKSLVQRARKQIASREGVQCYLNYLDSEGKTLSEKQILVLLWEVIIETSDTTVVATEWALYELAKDLKRQERLYEEISRVCGSDRITEEKLPQLPYLYAIFQETLRVHSPVPIIPLRYVHEDTQIGGYFVPSGSEIAINIYGCNMDKNVWENPEQWNPERFLDETSDTMELQRTMAFGGGKRVCAGALEAMTISRMAIGRLIQEFQWSLTDDQADDVDIVGLTARKLQPLLAILKPRGRLFE, via the exons ATGGACTTGGTTGTGAACATGCAATCAACACCTATGGTTAATGCACTTGCGATAGGTGGTCCTGCTGTTGCTGTTGGTGGTCTTTCACTTTTGTTGATCAAAAAATTTGTCGATCATCACTGGAAATCCGCTCCGGATCTCCCTCGTTTACCAG AGGTACCAGGGTTGCCAATAATCGGAAATCTGCTGCAGTTGAAAGAGAAGAAACCGCACAAGACATTTGCGAAGTGGGCTGTCACATATGGCCCTGTTTACTCTATTAGAACTGGATCCACCACTTTAGTTGTACTCAATTCTGCTGAAGTGGCCAAAGAG GCCATGGTGACAAGATTTCCTGCCATCTCTACTAGAAAGCTTTCAAAGGCAGTAGATATCCTTGCTTGTGATAAATCACTGGTTGCTATAAGTGATTACGACGAGTTCCACAAGACTACAAAGAGGCATTTACTAACACATATTTTGGGGCCAAGTGCTCAG AAGGGGCAACGTTTCCACAGAGATAGTTTGATTGAGAACGTATCGAACCAGTTGCATGCCTTGTCAAAGAATTGTCCTCTTGAGAGTATAAACTTCAGAGAACTGTTTGAACTTGGACTCTTTGGATTAGCATTGAAACAA ACTTTGGGAGAGGATGTGGAGTCCATTTATGTGGATGAACTTGGAACAACAATGTCAAGGCATGAGATGTTAAAGTGTCTAGTTCATGATCCAATGGTGGGTGGAATTGATGTAGATTGGCGAGACTTCTTCCCATATCTAAAATGGATTCCAAATAGAGGGTTTGAAAACAGAATCAGACAGATGGATATCCGAAGGATGGCAGTTATGAAATCCCTTGTTCAGAGAGCTAGAAAACAAATTGCTTCAAGAGAG GGCGTGCAGTGTTATCTTAATTACTTGGATTCTGAGGGGAAAACGCTATCAGAAAAACAGATTCTTGTCTTACTTTGGGAGGTGATCATTGAAACATCAGATACTACCGTGGTTGCAACTGAATGGGCTTTATATGAACTTGCTAAAGACTTAAAGCGGCAG GAGAGGCTTTATGAGGAGATCAGTAGGGTCTGCGGGTCTGACAGAATCACAGAGGAGAAGTTACCGCAGCTTCCTTATCTTTATGCTATCTTCCAAGAGACTCTGAGAGTTCACAGTCCTGTTCCAATAATTCCTCTGCGTTATGTGCATGAAGATACTCAAATTGGAGGTTACTTTGTTCCTTCTGGAAGCGAG ATTGCCATAAATATTTACGGATGTAACATGGACAAGAATGTGTGGGAGAATCCTGAACAGTGGAACCCTGAGAGATTCTTGGATGAAACATCTGACACCATGGAATTGCAAAGGACAATGGCCTTTGGAGGGGGTAAGAGAGTGTGTGCAGGAGCTCTCGAGGCAATGACAATCTCCCGTATGGCAATTGGCAGACTAATACAAGAGTTTCAGTGGAGTTTGACGGATGATCAGGCAGATGATGTTGATATTGTAGGCCTTACAGCTCGCAAACTCCAACCACTGCTCGCGATCTTGAAGCCAAGGGGCAGATTGTTTGAATAA
- the LOC108221829 gene encoding protein JINGUBANG-like, which translates to MREEEARPASASLRDITRKHPKKGHMMHSDPELSMASSMRDDLSIEVSHRKSCFSAYDTTRLSGEGSPMTMSPWCQNSYFNQSYPWENYETENSNVSVKRLPQNALVGCIVREEGHIYSLAACRDLLYTGSESKNIRVWKNLHEFSAFKSNSGLVKAIIICGDKIFTGHQDGKVRIWKAQAKNPDIHKRSGTLPTFIDIFKCSIKPKNYVEVKRNKTSVWIKHGDAISSLSMNQEKGLLYSASWDKTFKVWKVENSKCLESVIAHEDAVNSIVAGANDMIFTGSADGSVKVWRREVHNKGTKHSLEQTLLSQECAVTSLVIDGSHSILYCGSSDGLVNFWECEKELKHGGVLKGHKLAILCLAASGNLLFSGSADRNICVWKRVEGSAHSCLSVLTGHTGPVKCLAVEKDLQTSNADDQRWLLYSGSLDKSVKVWSVSEQSPDFSEFQQGDDNGDFILPAR; encoded by the coding sequence ATGAGAGAAGAGGAAGCCAGGCCAGCAAGTGCTTCGTTGCGAGACATAACTCGCAAGCATCCGAAAAAAGGCCACATGATGCATTCTGATCCAGAGCTTTCTATGGCCTCCTCAATGAGGGATGATCTTAGCATTGAAGTCTCCCACCGAAAGAGCTGCTTCTCTGCGTATGACACGACTCGTTTAAGCGGAGAAGGCTCCCCCATGACGATGTCCCCTTGGTGTCAAAACAGCTATTTCAATCAGTCGTATCCGTGGGAAAATTATGAAACTGAGAATTCAAACGTCTCTGTTAAAAGGCTTCCTCAAAATGCCCTCGTCGGGTGTATAGTACGCGAAGAGGGCCATATTTACTCTCTTGCTGCCTGTCGTGATCTCTTGTACACGGGCTCGGAGAGCAAGAACATAAGGGTTTGGAAGAATTTGCATGAATTTTCGGCTTTTAAGTCCAACAGTGGACTTGTTAAGGCCATTATAATTTGCGGTGACAAGATCTTCACGGGGCATCAAGATGGCAAAGTGCGAATTTGGAAAGCTCAGGCCAAGAATCCAGATATCCACAAGCGTTCTGGTACATTACCAACATTTATTGACATCTTTAAATGCTCTATCAAGCCCAAGAACTACGTGGAAGTGAAGCGTAACAAGACCTCTGTCTGGATCAAACACGGTGATGCCATTTCTTCGTTAAGCATGAACCAGGAGAAAGGCCTTCTTTACTCTGCTTCGTGGGACAAAACATTTAAGGTCTGGAAAGTGGAGAATTCCAAGTGTCTCGAATCCGTTATAGCCCACGAAGATGCTGTGAATTCAATTGTTGCTGGAGCCAATGACATGATCTTTACAGGCTCCGCGGATGGGAGTGTTAAGGTATGGAGAAGGGAAGTGCATAATAAAGGTACCAAACACAGTCTTGAACAGACGCTTTTAAGTCAGGAGTGCGCTGTAACGTCTCTAGTTATAGACGGATCACACTCGATACTGTATTGTGGATCCTCGGATGGGCTGGTTAACTTTTGGGAATGTGAGAAGGAATTGAAGCATGGGGGAGTCCTTAAGGGACATAAGCTAGCAATTTTGTGTCTAGCTGCTTCGGGGAATTTATTGTTTAGTGGATCAGCGGATAGGAATATTTGTGTGTGGAAGAGGGTGGAGGGTTCAGCTCACTCGTGCCTCTCTGTCTTGACAGGTCACACTGGACCTGTTAAGTGCTTGGCAGTGGAGAAGGATCTACAAACATCAAATGCTGATGATCAGCGGTGGCTTTTGTACAGTGGGAGTCTAGATAAGTCTGTCAAAGTATGGAGTGTATCGGAACAATCTCCTGATTTTAGTGAATTTCAGCAAGGAGATGACAACGGGGACTTCATCCTACCTGCAAGATAA